A single Musa acuminata AAA Group cultivar baxijiao chromosome BXJ2-1, Cavendish_Baxijiao_AAA, whole genome shotgun sequence DNA region contains:
- the LOC135598141 gene encoding homeobox-leucine zipper protein HOX19-like, protein MDMDPHDTFDTDLSLGLGIGPASTASADDCRRRQRGCCSPCTNLFPDEPSLSLSLSDDASGGGRTMQKAEADRPPQLSSSRSAASSFSSAAYVAIPKKKKKKKKKEEEEDDVGAEVERVSSRGSDEEENSSGRKKLRLTREQSALLEDRFKEHTTLNPKQKQALAKDLNLRPRQVEVWFQNRRARTKLKQTEVDCEFLKKCYEALTNENQRLHKELQELKALKFAQPLLHMQLPSAAAPLTMCPSCQRISGGGGDAKDSSKAPKPGHCLNPFSHSAAC, encoded by the exons ATGGACATGGATCCTCATGATACATTTGATACTGACCTTTCTCTTGGGCTAGGCATCGGTCCTGCGAGCACAGCATCGGCCGATGACTGTCGTCGTCGGCAACGAGGATGTTGCTCGCCTTGCACGAACCTGTTCCCTGACGAGCCGTCCCTCAGCTTGAGCCTCTCCGATGATGCCTCCGGTGGTGGCCGGACCATGCAAAAGGCTGAAGCTGATAGGCCACCGCAGCTATCGTCTTCTCGTAGCGCAGCCTCCTCGTTCTCCTCTGCTGCGTACGTAGCGatcccgaagaagaagaagaagaagaagaagaaggaggaggaggaggatgatgtgGGAGCGGAGGTGGAGAGAGTTTCATCTCGTGGTAGCGATGAGGAGGAGAACAGCAGCGGCAGGAAGAAGCTTAGGCTCACGAGAGAGCAGTCCGCTCTGTTGGAGGACAGATTCAAGGAGCATACTACCCTAAATCCG AAACAAAAGCAAGcgttggccaaggatttgaatctgCGGCCCCGGCAAGTGGAAGTGTGGTTCCAGAACAGGAGAGCAAG GACGAAGCTGAAGCAGACCGAGGTCGACTGTGAGTTCCTTAAGAAGTGCTACGAGGCGCTGACCAACGAGAACCAGAGGCTACATAAGGAGCTGCAGGAGCTCAAGGCTCTCAAATTCGCGCAGCCACTGCTCCACATGCAGCTCCCGTCGGCGGCCGCCCCCCTCACGATGTGCCCATCCTGCCAGAGGATCagcggaggcggcggcgacgCCAAAGACAGTTCCAAAGCACCAAAACCCGGTCACTGCTTGAATCCTTTTTCTCATTCAGCTGCATGCTGA
- the LOC103999632 gene encoding protein LIKE COV 1-like, with protein sequence MAAAVVARERDGDRELLIPVGETALEFHHLKDGAPPAAISSPPPASHHTPTGIEALSKVIRSWASKTFMTGCVILLPIAITFYTTWWFFSFVDGFFSPIYAHLGINVFGLGFITSITFIFLVGMFMSSWLGTSLLGLGEWFIKKMPLVRHIYSASKQISGAISPDQSSRAFKEVVILRHPRIGEYAIGFITSTVILRGSSGDEELSCVYVPTNNLYLGDIFFFNSMDVIRPNLSVREGIEIVLSGGMSIPPVLSTRKVKDTLEEEVRILQNPKLLSVKD encoded by the exons ATGGCCGCCGCCGTCGTCGCCCGCGAGAGGGACGGCGACAGGGAGCTCCTCATCCCCGTCGGCGAGACGGCCCTGGAGTTCCACCACCTCAAGGATGGCGCACCCCCGGCCGCGATCTCCTCTCCTCCGCCTGCCTCCCACCACACGCCCACCGGCATCGAG GCACTTTCTAAAGTCATTCGCAGCTGGGCTTCCAAAACGTTCATGACTGGTTG TGTAATTCTCCTTCCAATTGCCATCACCTTTTACACTACCTGGTGGTTCTTTAGTTTTGTGGATGGATTCTTTTCACCTATATATGCTCATCTTGGAATTAATGTTTTCG GTTTAGGATTTATCACCTCAATCACCTTCATCTTTCTTGTTGGAATGTTCATGTCGTCATGGTTGGGAACTTCTCTACTTGGCCTTGGTGAGTGGTTCATCAAGAAAATGCCACTTGTGCGCCACATCTACTCCGCATCGAAACAAATAAGTGGAGCAATTTCTCCAG ATCAGAGCTCCCGAGCTTTCAAGGAGGTGGTCATTCTAAGGCATCCACGCATCGGTGAATACGCAATTGGCTTCATTACATCGACTGTGATTCTTCGAGGAAGCAGTGGAGACGAGGAGCTCTCTTGTGTGTATGTGCCAACCAATAACCTCTACCTTGGCGACATCTTTTTCTTCAACTCAATGGATGTGATCAGACCAAACTTGTCTGTACGCGAAGGGATCG AGATTGTTCTTTCAGGTGGCATGTCGATTCCTCCTGTATTATCTACTCGTAAAGTGAAGGATACTCTTGAAGAAGAAGTGAGGATTCTGCAAAACCCAAAATTGCTGAGTGTGAAGGATTAA
- the LOC103999459 gene encoding cyclase-associated protein 1: MEKEIVARLEAAVARLEALAAAGSLAAPAGVPDAALAVDPAVVAFDELVERSLGRLSAAADKIGGKVQEATKILAEAFAVLKELLVKAKQCQKPDLAGLQEFLKPLNEVILKASALTEGRRSEFFNHLKTVADSLTALAWVAYSGKDCGMNMPTSHVEESWQMAEFYNNKILVEYRNKDANHVEWAKALKELYLPSLWDYVKSFYPLGLTWGSAGSAVVCSSASAPSVAKDPPPQAPVPPPPPSASLFTSEAASSRPKEGISAVFQEIGSSKSVTAGLRKVTDDMKTKNRADRSSVVAVTEKGSRANSFSFRKEGPPKLELQMGRKWAVENQIGKKNLVIDDCDSKQTVYAYGCKDSVLQVKGKVNNITVDKCTKMGIVFMDVVAACEIVNCNGVEVQCQGSAPTISVDNTSGCQLYLSKDSLGASITTAKSSEINVMVPGAGPESDWVEHALPQQFVHTFKNSQFTTSAVSHSGG, encoded by the exons ATGGAGAAGGAGATCGTGGCTAGGTTGGAAGCGGCGGTGGCGCGGCTGGAGGCTCTCGCGGCCGCCGGATCGCTTGCGGCTCCGGCCGGCGTCCCCGACGCTGCCCTCGCCGTGGACCCCGCCGTCGTCGCCTTCGATGAGCTGGTGGAGAGGTCCCTCGGCCGTCTCTCCGCCGCGGCCGACAAAATCGGGGGAAAGGTCCAGGAGGCCACCAAGATCCTGGCGGAGGCCTTCGCGGTGCTCAAGGAGCTCCTCGTCAAGGCCAAACAGTGCCAG AAACCTGACCTTGCTGGTTTACAAGAGTTCCTAAAACCACTGAACGAAGTGATCCTTAAAGCAAGTGCCTTGACAGAAGGAAGGCGTTCTGAATTTTTCAACCATTTGAAGACGGTTGCTGATAGTCTTACGGCTTTGGCGTGGGTAGCTTACTCAGGAAAAGATTGTG gcatgaatatgccaactTCACATGTGGAAGAATCTTGGCAGATGGCTGAGTTCTATAACAACAAG ATTCTTGTGGAGTACAGAAATAAAGATGCGAACCATGTAGAGTGGGCTAAAGCTTTGAAGGAGTTGTACCTGCCTAGCTTGTGGGACTACGTCAAAAGCTTTTATCCACTAGGTCTCACTTGGGGCTCTGCTGGTAGTGCAGTTGTTTGTTCATCAGCATCTGCTCCTTCTGTGGCAAAAGATCCCCCACCACAGGCTCCTgttcctccgcctcctccctcAGCATCACTTTTTACCTCTGAAGCTGCATCATCACGACCCAAGGAAGGAATCTCTGCTGTTTTTCAAGAGATCGGCTCCAGCAAATCTGTAACTGCAG gtttAAGGAAAGTCACTGATGATATGAAGACCAAGAACCGAGCTGATAGAAGTAGTGTTGTTGCTGTCACAGAGAAAGGTTCTCGTGCCAATTCATTTTCCTTCCGTAAAGAAGGCCCCCCCAAGTTGGAGCTTCAAATGGGTCGCAA ATGGGCTGTTGAAAATCAGATTGGCAAGAAGAACCTGGTTATTGATGACTGTGATTCTAAGCAGACTGTATATGCATATGGGTGCAAAGACTCTGTTTTACAAGTCAAAG GAAAAGTAAACAACATAACTGTTGATAAATGCACCAAGATGGGTATCGTCTTTATG GATGTTGTAGCAGCCTGTGAAATTGTGAATTGCAATGGTGTTGAAGTGCAATGTCAG GGTTCAGCACCGACAATATCAGTTGACAATACATCTGGCTGCCAATTGTACCTTAGCAAAGATTCATTGGGGGCTTCAATAACCACAGCTAAATCAAGTGAAATCAATGTAATGGTTCCTGGGGCTGGCCCTGAGAGTGACTGG GTGGAACATGCATTGCCCCAGCAGTTCGTCCACACTTTCAAGAACAGCCAGTTCACGACATCAGCGGTTTCACACTCTGGTGGTTAG